The nucleotide window AATGGCGACGGTCATCACGAGCGAGTGCATCAATTGCGGGGCGTGCGAGCCCGAATGCCCCAACACCGCGATTTATGGCGGCGGTGTGACATGGGAATTGAATGGCGCGACCAGTCCGGCGATCGCGCAGGATATCTATTACATCGTGCCGTCGAAGTGCACCGAATGCGTCGGCTTTCACGATCACGAAGCGTGCGCCGCGGTATGCCCGGTCGATTGCTGCGTGCCTGATCCCAATATTCCGGAAACTGAATCGGTGCTGCTCGAGCGCGCGCGCGTATTGCATCCCGAATTGACGATTCCCGACGACGCGCCGTCGCGCTTTCGCAAGGAAGGCGGTGCGCCCGCACCGGCCGGCGATGGCGCGGAAGCCAAGCCTGCGGCGCCAGCAGCGGCCAACGTCGCGGCCCCGGCTCCCGCTAAAGCGGCAGCACCGGCAGCGCCGCCGCCTGCACCGGTCGCGACTGCGCCGGCGATCGCCGCGCCGATCGCGATGCTGAATCTTCCCAAGGATATCGGCGCTCTGCCCGGTCCGCTCGCCGAAAAACATTTTCCCGGCGAACTCGAAGCGGATTTCGACGCGGTGCTCGCGACGGTCGAGGACAAGCCGACTAGCTCAGCGCCCGGCGCGGTTCGCGTTGCACTCAGACTCGCCGAGCCGATTCTCGGCGCGATGCCCGATGAAACCAAGCTTCAGCTCGAAAGCGCGGTGGGCAGCACCTCGGGATTCTCGCGAATCCGCGCGACCGCGCTGAACATGATCCTGAATCTGATCGCGTATCCGGCGGCGCTGATTGCCTTCGCGGTCGTAGTGCTCGGCGATCCGCTGTTTTCGCAGCAAACCGGCGGATGGATCATGCTCGGCCTCGCGCTTGCCTCGGGCGAAGCGGCGTGGCGTCTCCGCGAGGGTATCGTGCACGCCAGGCCGGCGTCCGAGCTGACCTATCGCGGATGCTGGTACGGGCTCGCGCTCGCGCCGGTGGGTTCGATCCTCGCGAAACCGGGTGGCAAGGCACGTCCCACGAATCGCAAGGTGGCGTTCGACGGTTTTGAGAGCACGATGCACGACGACAAGCTCGAGCGCGATCGCCGCTACGGTACGGTTTATAAGGTCGCGGAGTATTCGAATGCGTATCTGGTCCGGCTCGAGATGCCGCGCAAATTGCCCCAATCGTCATTGAAGCGGCTGTGGAATCTCCCCGACGAGATGCCCGATTACGACTACACGGTCGCGCTCGGCGACTCGGTGCTCGCGATCAGCGGGAGCGCGCGGGGCGAGGCGCTCAGGAAATTGTCGTATGTGTCGTCGTCGTTCCCGGCGGACTTTTCGACCCGCATCGAGTTCGGCAAGCCGGTGACCGCGTTCAAGCATCGGATGCGCGCGAAGATCCTCGAAGTGATCGTGCTCAAAGGTGAGGCAGGCGAGCTGCAGAGCGCTGCTTGATAACACTGTTTGGAGAGTCGTCGGCAGCCCTGCTTCCGGTGACGAGCGCTCCGCGAGCGTGACGCCGCGTTCACGGAGCGCGAACCAGGGACTCCTTCAAGGTCGAGGTTAGGTCAGATGGCGATCCAAATCCGGGACGCCACGAGTCGCGACCTGCCGCATATCCTTGAAATCGAGCGCCTGTCGTTCCCTTCGCCGTGGACGCTCGCATCGTTCAAAAGAGAGCTCACGCTGCCATTTTCGCGCGTGATCGTGGCGATTTCGGAGGATTATACTCCGAATCGGGGTGCCACATCGCCGATTCTGGGCTTCCTATGCCGATGGCTGATCGCCGACGAATGCCACATCCTAAATATTGCGGTTCATCCGGACGCGCGGCGGCTGGGCGTCGGCGCGATGCTGATGATTGAAGCGATCAGAGAGGCTCAGGCCGAGAGAGCGGAGCTGGTGACGCTCGAAGTTCGTCGCTCGAATCTGGCGGCGCGACAGCTCTATCGCAAGTTCGGATTTGAAGAACGACGTTTGAAAAAGAACTACTACGGTCCCGGCGAGGACGCGATAATCATGGAACTGCGATTTGACTGAGCGCGTCGGTCAGTGACTTTGTTCTATTTGGGACCCTGATCACCGCAATATATTCATCGTGGGGTTACAAGCCAGCAAGAATTATGGCATACTGGTAAGCACATTCCAGGCCGATCGGACCGGTAAACTTGCCGCCTCGAAATCCAAGGCTTGCGATTAGGTACGAAAATAGCATGAATCTGCCGTTCAAAAAGGGCGAGAAGGTGGTCTACCCTGCTCACGGCGTAGCGGTGATCGAGGACATCCAGATGCGCGTCATCTCGGGGACCGAGCGGCGTTTCTATATGCTGCGAATCCTCGGCACCGAAAAGATGACGATCATGATCCCCACCGAAAACGTCGAATCGGTCGGACTGCGGCGCGTGATCGGCAAGGACATGGTCGAAAAGATCTACCGCATCCTGCGCCAGCGGAAAGTCGAAGTCGATACGCAGACGTGGAATCGGCGCTATCGCGAATACACCGAAAAGATCAAAACGGGCTCGCCGCTCGAGATCGCGAAGGTGCTGCGCGATCTGCTGGTGCTGAAAGGCGACAAGGAATTGTCGTTCGGCGAGCGCAAGATGCTCGATACGGCGCGGAGCCTGCTGGTGAAGGAACTTTCGATCGCGAAAGCCAACACCGAAGAGAAAATCATGGAAGAGTTGAAGACGATTTTCGCGAACTAGCCGTAGCTCTGTTCGAGGATGTTTCGAGGGCCGGGGATCGCTCCCGGCCCTTTTTTTGTTGAAGCTGCGAATTCGGTGTGCGACTCTGCCAGCGATGACCTCGTGATGCTGCCGGCTACATTTTTGATGTCGATTGACGGCGAACCCGCGATGAAATGAAAGCGTCGGCGATCATTGTCGCGGCGGGCAGTGGCGTGCGCCTGGGCAAGCAGGAACCGAAGGCTTTCGTGAAGATCGGCGGTCGCACGATCCTGTCGTACTCGCTCGCAGTGATCGCCGAACTCGACGAGATCGGCGAAGTCGTAATTACGGTGCCGGCGGGATTCGAATCGATTGCGCGCGCTGAAGTGAGCTCGGTAGGGATCGGGATTCCAGTGAAGATCACCGTGGGCGGCGTCGAGCGGCAGGACTCGGTGCGAATCGCGCTCGCGCTGACGTCGGCGGAGAGCGAGTTGGTGATCGTCCACGATGCGGCGCGGCCGTTCGCGGACGCGGATATTTTCCGCCGATGTCTCGACGCAGCATCGCGAGTCGGCGCTGCAATCGCGGCGGTACCGGTCGCGGATACGCTGAAGCGCGTCGATGGCGATCGCGCGATCGTCGAGACGGTCGCACGCGCGGGGCTATGGCAGGCGCAGACGCCGCAAGCCTTTCGCCGCGAGTTGCTGGTGTCCGCGCACGATCGCGCGTTCGAGCAAAAAATCGCCGCGACCGACGACGCCGACCTAGTCGAGCGGAGCGGCGCGCGAGTCGAGGTGGTCCCGGCTTCGTCGCGGAATCTGAAAATTACGACGCTCGCGGATCTCGCGCTCGCCGAAGCGCTCGTGACGTCGCGCGCGTAGCGGCGCGCTCACCGCCGGAGATCGGCAACTTGCACGGAGTTGGTGAATTTTCGAGGAATTCTTCCTCGGGGCGAGCATAGCTTTCTGTCATTCAGAGCGGAGGCTGCCGGAGCGAAGAATCCCGGAGGGATGCGGAGCAAAGTAAAAGATCCGGGATTCTTCGCTGCGCTCTGAATGACAGGAGTGAGATGCCGAGACGGCTTACTCGGGTTCGCGAGGTCGACGTTTCGCGTTGCTCGATCGAGATCCCTCGACTCCGGCAGCCTTCGCTCGGGATGACGGATAGAGGCGCCTTCTCAGGACACCGGGGAAAATGCGCCTTCGCTCACGCCAGCGTGTGCGGATAGTCGGGCGTCAGTGCGGGAAACTCGAGGCCGAGCTGTTCGCATCGCCGCGAGAGCATCGTGGTGAAAAGCTCGGCCAGTTCCTCGTTGTCGCGGGTTTTGAGACCGTAACGGATGCAATCGTAAGTAAAGCCGGTGCCCGGCGGGCCGAAGAAATTCACCGCGCGCGGAATCCATTTGCGGAACGCGTCATTGACTGCCTCGACGCCGAACTTTTCGACCGCTTCGCCTAGTTGCCGCGACGCGAAAATTTCGTGGTCCGCTTCTTCTTCGAGAATGATCTCGGCGGCGGCGGCGTGCGGCGCGTAGCTTGAGTCCTTGTAATTGACGCCGATCATGATGAGGCCGGTGGTGTCGAGGCTGATCGACGCCATCAGCAGATCGAGCTCGCCGCTCGCGTGGCCGGCGAAGTAGCTGGGCGCGTCGAAGGACGGCGCCTTGAGCACGGCGATCATCGAGCGGTCGGCGGCCTGCTGGTTCATCCCGATTTCTTCGAGCGCCCGGTAAATCAGGCGCGCATGTTTTCGTTCCTCGGCCAGATTTTTCTGAATCGTCGGCGTCAGCGCCGGATTGTCGATCGTCTCGAGCGCGCGCTGATAGCCGAGCGCGGTGAGTTTTTCCGCGAGCGCATGCGCCGCCATCAGGCGCATCAGGATTTTGGTGTAGTGCGGATCGACGCGGCCCGCGTTGATCGCTGCGGCGTTGATCGATCGCGGCGAAATTTCGCGCCGGATCGGCATCGTGACTACCCCGACCTCACGTGCTCACTTGGCACTGCGCGAGGGCAAAATAACGGTGGCCGTGCCGGGCGTGGTTTTTTCGCCCTTGGCATTCTCGAGCCAGATTTCGCAATCGACCAGGTGATGTCCGTTGTCGGTGTACTTCTTGATGACCTTGCCGCGCGCGACGACTTTGGCGCCCGGCTGATCCATCCCGCGATACTGCACGCCGAGCTTGCGCAGCCATCCGTGCTCGCCGGCGAAGTCGGTCATCAGATGCCCCAGAAATGCGTTCTTCAGCGCGCCATGCAGAATCACGCCGGGCAAGTTGTTGTTCAGCGCAAAATCCTTGTCGTAATGAATTTGATAAAAGTCGCCCGACGCGCCCGCATACTTGACGAGTTGCTGCGTGGTTGGATTTTTCTCGAGTGGACCGATCTCGGTGCCGACTTCGACGTCTTCGAAATAATTCTGCTTTGCCATCGGAGCGCCTCCTAGTAGCGGATTCCGGTCGAGCGCTGAATCACGCAGACTTCGCCGAACTGATTGGTGTAGGTGGTTTCGACCGTGGTGAAGACCATCGGTCCGAGGCGGCCGGCGGCTTCGCGCAAATCGACCAGCTTGGATTGCACGCTGATGCGATCGCCGGGGCGAATCGGCACCAGGTATTCCCAATCGGAGCCGCCGTCCAAGCCGCGCGCAGTCGGCATATCGAGCTTGATGTCGGGAATCGCCATCCCGAGCGAGCGGCAGAAGGTCGGCGGCGCGATCATGCCGCCGAAGCGGCTTTTGCGGGCGTCGTGGTCGCTGTTGAAGAGCGGATTGGAGTCGCCGATCGCCTCGGCGAAGCGGCGGATCGCGCCGCGCTCGACTTCATGCGTACGCGATTCGGTGACCTTGCCGATTTGCTTGCGGGCTTCGTCGGTAACGTATTTGTTCGCCATCGTGATGCTCTCCGCTGACTAACTTTATAGCGACTCGGCCCTGCGGCCCGAGATCGGCTTCGCGCTTCCAGCGACTCGGCCCTGCGGCCCGAGGTCGGCTTCGCGGGTGCAACGCGTGTATCGCCGATCTTTTATCACAGCGAGCCACGATGCGTATAACCCCGCTGCGGCTTGGGTTGCGGCGAGACGCGGGCCTACAATGGGTACGCATCATCGATCAAACCAGCGGAGGAATCCCGAGATGGCGGCTAAACTCAGCGCGGAGCAAATCGCGGACAAGCTAAAGGCGCTTCCCGGATGGGAGTACAAGGACAATGCCATCACCAAGATATTCCGCTTCGAGGAATTTCTTTCGGGGATCGAGTTCGTGCAGAAGGTCGCGGAAATCGCGGAAGGCGCGGACCATCACCCCGACATCGCGATCAACTATAAGCGCGTGACGTTTTCGTGCACGACTCACGATTCCGGCGGCGTGACCGACAAGGATTTCAAGCTGGCCGAGAATATCGAGATCGCGTACACCGATCGCCAAGGGTGAGACAGGATCCGGATTCCTCGAGTCCTGCAACCCCGGTCAGGATGACGGATGAGGCTGTCGTGACTTTCCGCGACTCAACACACCACCGCTGACCCAAGTGCTATCTTGTCGAGCCCCTCCGTGTCATTTCGAGCGTAGCGAGAAATCCGGGATCCGGGTTCCCTCGTCGCTTCGCTCGCTCGGGATGACACGGAGAGAGCGGCCCAATTCGCGATTCGTCCCTCCTGTCATCTTGAGCGGAGGCTGCCGGAGTCGAAAGATCCCGATCCTCGCGACGGCATCGCGCGCGGCGGCTAGACGATGAAGGTCAGGTTGTCGATGACTTCGTCGTTGTTCGCCAGCACCGCTTTTTTCGCGGCGATTTTCCAGCGCCCGTCCTCGAAGCGCATCCGATGCTCGTAGCGGCCGGCGAACACGCGCTCCCTGCCGCGCCTGAGTTCATACATGATAAACGCCGAACAAACCGCCGCGATGCTTTCAGCGGAATCCTCGATCTGAACGTTCGAGATCAGCCGCTTGGTGATTGACGGCGGACTTTGCGCGTGCGCGATTCCCGACGCGAGCCGTGCGATTCGATCACGAAGCTTCGGCACGTCATCGTAAACCAGCGAGATCGTTTGCTTCGGATCGCCGCCATCGCCGTTGCATGGAATCCAGTAAATGGCGTCTTCGGTGAGCATCGATGTCCATTCGCTGTAGCGCCGATCGTCCAGCAGGCTCGCCTCCTGATAGAGAATGTCTTCCGCCTGGGAACGGCTGAGCGTGGGCATCGCGGCACTCCGCCCTGGCGCTCAGATCGTACGCGCGATGCGCAATGTTTTCGGCTGCTGCGACTCTGCGACGACATTGCACATCAGCGATTTCCATCGGCGATAGAAGGCGCGCTGCGGCGTTTCATCGGTGATGTGCCCGACCACTACGCCGTCGCCGCCGGTGCGCTCGCGCTCAATTCCGCGCGAGAGCTCGAGCCATTCGGCGCCTTTCACGCGGAGCCCGTCGCTGCATCGATTGAACATCTCGACGTCGTCGGGCGCGCCGCCGCCCGCGGAACCATAGAAACTCTCATGCGCACGCAATCTCGCGACGTTGATTTCATCGGGCACGCCTTTCAGCGTAGTCGGCAGCAGGTGAACGTCGGTGCGCTTCGCGCTCACCGGTATGGTCATGCGCAACTGGACGCCGATTATCAGCAGATTCGGGAAAATCGCGAGATTGACGTTCGAGGCGGCGAAAATCTCTTCGGTCCGCGCCTCGCCGTAGCGGCGAATCATGCTGCTAGAGTAGGCGTCGCTGCTCGCCTGCGATGTTGCTCCGCGCAGTAGGTTGGACACCGGCCCCTTGGCGGAGCGATGCCGCGGCGCCATGTCGAGAATCGAGTGGCCGTTGCCGAGATCCTTGCTTTCGAACTCGGAATTGCCGGTGAAGAGTTGCATCACCTTGCGGCCGAATCCCTTGCCCTGGGCTTCGAAGAACGCCTGATGAACGAAATTCGGATGGTAGCCATCGACGCCGTTCTCCATCTGGAATTTCCAGTTGCCGTCGTAGCCGTACTTGTGCACGCCGGCGCGCGCCTCGACTTCGCCGTCCGGGGACAGTTCCATGAACAGATCGATATAGTGCCGCGCGTTCGCGAGGTAATCGGTGAGTGGCGCGACCTCGGGATTGAGGCTCGCGAAGACCAGCCCGCGATATTTCTCGACCCGCGCCGCCTTGATCAAACTGAACCTGCGCCGATCGAAGCTGGCGCCGTAACCGTCGGCATACGGCACGCCGATCAGGTCGCCTTTGTTGCTGTAAGTCCAGCCGTGATACCAGCATCGGAAGGTGCTCGCATTGCCGCGATGCTCCTGGCAAATCGTCGAGCCGCGATGCATGCATCGATTCATCAGCAGGTGGATATCGCCGTTCTCGTCGCGCGTCATGATCGCGGGCTGGGTGCCGATCGGCACGGTCTTGTAGTCGCCGGCCGCCGCGACCTCGCTCTCGTGCCCGACGAAGACCCAATTGGCTTCGAAGATGTGCTCCATTTCCAGGTCGAAGATCTCCTGTTCGAGATAGATCCTCCGATGGACCCTGGAATCCTGCACCAGTTCTTCGAGATTCAAATGTGACGGCATTGACGCATCTCCTGCTGGCCGCTCGCGACATCGCGGCTATTCTCGATTCGGCGACTACCTCGCGTCAACCGCGACGACGCATCGAAAAGCGCGTCGATCTATGCAAGGACATCTCAATTGTGCAAGTGCTTGGGCCGAGTGATTCCCGATTGGTTCGCGCGCTTGATACGGAGATTTGTTTATGGCGACACAGCACGATTCTCGCGCATCGCAAGATATTTTAGCATCGACTATTCTCGCAGCGACGCAAGCATTGGCGCCGCTCATCCGCGAATCCGTCCCCGCGATGGATGCGGAGCGGCGGTTGCCCGCCAACCTCGTCGATGCGCTCAGAGAGCTTGGCGCTTTCCGGATGGCAATTCCGCGCGCCTACGGCGGGCTCGAGCTCGATCCGATGATGCAGGTCAGAGTGGTCGAGGAACTCTCGCGGATCGACGGCTCGGTCGGATGGTGCTCAATGATCTCGTCGGCCGGCAGTTTCGCGAGCGCGTTTCTCGCACCGGCGGTCGCGCAACGACTTTGCGGCGACGTGGGATTCTCACTCGCCGGCCAGGTGGTGCCGGTCGGACGCGCCGAACTGGTCGATGGCGGCTATCGCGTCAGCGGCCGCTACCGATTCGGCAGCGGATGCCATCACGCGTCGATGATCGTCGGCGGATGCGTGGTCTTCGAGGGCGGCAATCCGCGCCTGGTGAATGGACGGCCGGAAATTCGCGTGATGATATTTCCGCCCGGATCGTGCACGATTCTCGATACCTGGTATACGACCGGCCTCGTTGGCACCGGCAGCAACGACTACGTGGTCGAGAATGCATTCGTGCCGTTCGAAGAGAGTTGGAACTTCGCCGAGCGTCCGCGATGCGCGACCGCGCTCTACCGATTCGCTCCGCTCTTCTTGGTGTCGCACGCCGGAGTGCCGCTCGGAATTGCGCGCGCAGCAATCGACGCAGTCATGGAACTGGCGAGCCGCAAAGAGCTGATGCCGGATCCGCACAAGCTCTTCGGCAGCCGCAAGCTGGGTGATGACTCGCGCACTCATGAAGCGCTCGCGATTGCCGAAGGCGAATTGGCGGCGGCTCGCAGCTTCGCCTACTCCAGCATCGAGGAGCTTTGGCAGACGCTCGAGCGCGGCGAGCGGCTGTCATCGCGCCAGCGCGCGCTCTATCGAATCATGCTGGTGTACGTGCATCGGGTGGCCAAAACAGTGACCGCCACGATGTACGATCTCGCCGCGACCAGCGCCATCTATCGCAGCAATCCGCTGGACCGCCTGATGCGAGACATCCTGACTGCGTGCCAGCACGGAATTGTGCATCCCAAGATGTATCGGCCCGCGGGACGGATGCTGCTTGGGCTCGAAGCCGGCGACCCGATGTTCTAAAGAATCGGCGTCCCGAGGAGTGAGTGGCCAGTGGCCGAATCGACGCGCATCGTGACGGTGTCGCCGATGTGGACGGTGCTGTTGCCTGAAAAAATCGCGGTTTTGAATTGCGGCGTCTTGCCCGCGAGCCGGCCCTCGCCACGGCGCGCCGGACCTTCGACCAATACCGGGAACGTCCTGCCGATGAGCGCGCGGTAACGCGTTAGCGACATCTCTTCCTGCAGCGCGATCAGCGCGGTCAGCCGGCGTTGCTTGTCCTCTTCGGGAACCGAGTCACCCAGCTTGAAAGCGCGCGTATGCTCGCGCACCGAGTACTTGAACATGAATGACGAGTCGTAGCCGACCGCGCACATCACGTTTGCGGTCGCATCGAAATCGGACTCGGTCTCGCCGTGAAAGCCGACGATGATGTCGGTCGAGAGCGCGACATCTGGAATTGCGGCGCGAACCCGCTCGACGAGATTCAGATACTGCGCGACGGTGTAGCCGCGTTCCATCGCTGCGAGCACTCGATCGGAGCCCGACTGAATCGGCAGATGAAGATGCGGCTGGACTTTGGGCTCGGTCGCCATCGCGTCGATCATCGAGTCGCTGACGTCACTCGGATGCGGCGAGGTGAAGCGGATGCGCTCGATGCCGTCGATGCGCGCGATCATCTTGAGCAGTGCGCCGAAGTCAGTGTCGTTGTGCCGATACGCGTTGACGGTCTGCCCCAGCAGCACGACTTCCTTGACGCCGCGCGCGGCGAGCCCGCGAATCTCGCGCAGCAGATCGGCTGGAGCGATCGAGCGCTCGCGTCCGCGCACATACGGCACGACGCAAAACGCGCAGAATTTGTCGCATCCGCGCATCGCGGTGACGTAGGCGCGCACGCCGCCGCCGAACTCCGGAGAAATGTCGGCATAGGTCTCGGCGCGATCGAGGCGCACGTCTATCATTGGATCGAAAGCCGCGTTGCCGATCTCGCCGAGCATCTCGGGCAGGCGGCGATAAGCGTCGGGACCGGCGACCACGTCGAGGCACGCGGCCTTCTCGATCAGCGCGGCGCGGTAGTGCTGCGCCATGCATCCGAGCAGGCCTAGCTTCACCCCGGGCCGCGACTGCTTGATGCGCGCGAGCGCCGTCAGGCGACCGAGCACGCGCTCTTCGGCATGCTCGCGAATCGCGCAGGTATTGAGGAGAATCACGTCGGCGGCGTCGGGGCGATCGACGCTCTCGTAGCCGGCGCGCCGCAGAATCGCGGTGATCGTCTGCGAATCGGCGACATTCATCTGGCATCCGT belongs to Candidatus Binatus sp. and includes:
- the ispD gene encoding 2-C-methyl-D-erythritol 4-phosphate cytidylyltransferase, which produces MKASAIIVAAGSGVRLGKQEPKAFVKIGGRTILSYSLAVIAELDEIGEVVITVPAGFESIARAEVSSVGIGIPVKITVGGVERQDSVRIALALTSAESELVIVHDAARPFADADIFRRCLDAASRVGAAIAAVPVADTLKRVDGDRAIVETVARAGLWQAQTPQAFRRELLVSAHDRAFEQKIAATDDADLVERSGARVEVVPASSRNLKITTLADLALAEALVTSRA
- a CDS encoding MaoC family dehydratase N-terminal domain-containing protein produces the protein MANKYVTDEARKQIGKVTESRTHEVERGAIRRFAEAIGDSNPLFNSDHDARKSRFGGMIAPPTFCRSLGMAIPDIKLDMPTARGLDGGSDWEYLVPIRPGDRISVQSKLVDLREAAGRLGPMVFTTVETTYTNQFGEVCVIQRSTGIRY
- a CDS encoding Phenylacetic acid catabolic protein, with protein sequence MPIRREISPRSINAAAINAGRVDPHYTKILMRLMAAHALAEKLTALGYQRALETIDNPALTPTIQKNLAEERKHARLIYRALEEIGMNQQAADRSMIAVLKAPSFDAPSYFAGHASGELDLLMASISLDTTGLIMIGVNYKDSSYAPHAAAAEIILEEEADHEIFASRQLGEAVEKFGVEAVNDAFRKWIPRAVNFFGPPGTGFTYDCIRYGLKTRDNEELAELFTTMLSRRCEQLGLEFPALTPDYPHTLA
- a CDS encoding MaoC/PaaZ C-terminal domain-containing protein, with the translated sequence MAKQNYFEDVEVGTEIGPLEKNPTTQQLVKYAGASGDFYQIHYDKDFALNNNLPGVILHGALKNAFLGHLMTDFAGEHGWLRKLGVQYRGMDQPGAKVVARGKVIKKYTDNGHHLVDCEIWLENAKGEKTTPGTATVILPSRSAK
- a CDS encoding aromatic ring-hydroxylating dioxygenase subunit alpha; this translates as MPSHLNLEELVQDSRVHRRIYLEQEIFDLEMEHIFEANWVFVGHESEVAAAGDYKTVPIGTQPAIMTRDENGDIHLLMNRCMHRGSTICQEHRGNASTFRCWYHGWTYSNKGDLIGVPYADGYGASFDRRRFSLIKAARVEKYRGLVFASLNPEVAPLTDYLANARHYIDLFMELSPDGEVEARAGVHKYGYDGNWKFQMENGVDGYHPNFVHQAFFEAQGKGFGRKVMQLFTGNSEFESKDLGNGHSILDMAPRHRSAKGPVSNLLRGATSQASSDAYSSSMIRRYGEARTEEIFAASNVNLAIFPNLLIIGVQLRMTIPVSAKRTDVHLLPTTLKGVPDEINVARLRAHESFYGSAGGGAPDDVEMFNRCSDGLRVKGAEWLELSRGIERERTGGDGVVVGHITDETPQRAFYRRWKSLMCNVVAESQQPKTLRIARTI
- a CDS encoding acyl-CoA dehydrogenase family protein translates to MATQHDSRASQDILASTILAATQALAPLIRESVPAMDAERRLPANLVDALRELGAFRMAIPRAYGGLELDPMMQVRVVEELSRIDGSVGWCSMISSAGSFASAFLAPAVAQRLCGDVGFSLAGQVVPVGRAELVDGGYRVSGRYRFGSGCHHASMIVGGCVVFEGGNPRLVNGRPEIRVMIFPPGSCTILDTWYTTGLVGTGSNDYVVENAFVPFEESWNFAERPRCATALYRFAPLFLVSHAGVPLGIARAAIDAVMELASRKELMPDPHKLFGSRKLGDDSRTHEALAIAEGELAAARSFAYSSIEELWQTLERGERLSSRQRALYRIMLVYVHRVAKTVTATMYDLAATSAIYRSNPLDRLMRDILTACQHGIVHPKMYRPAGRMLLGLEAGDPMF
- the rimI gene encoding ribosomal protein S18-alanine N-acetyltransferase, translating into MAIQIRDATSRDLPHILEIERLSFPSPWTLASFKRELTLPFSRVIVAISEDYTPNRGATSPILGFLCRWLIADECHILNIAVHPDARRLGVGAMLMIEAIREAQAERAELVTLEVRRSNLAARQLYRKFGFEERRLKKNYYGPGEDAIIMELRFD
- the miaB gene encoding tRNA (N6-isopentenyl adenosine(37)-C2)-methylthiotransferase MiaB; the encoded protein is MIHDRTTSTRPPRVYLETYGCQMNVADSQTITAILRRAGYESVDRPDAADVILLNTCAIREHAEERVLGRLTALARIKQSRPGVKLGLLGCMAQHYRAALIEKAACLDVVAGPDAYRRLPEMLGEIGNAAFDPMIDVRLDRAETYADISPEFGGGVRAYVTAMRGCDKFCAFCVVPYVRGRERSIAPADLLREIRGLAARGVKEVVLLGQTVNAYRHNDTDFGALLKMIARIDGIERIRFTSPHPSDVSDSMIDAMATEPKVQPHLHLPIQSGSDRVLAAMERGYTVAQYLNLVERVRAAIPDVALSTDIIVGFHGETESDFDATANVMCAVGYDSSFMFKYSVREHTRAFKLGDSVPEEDKQRRLTALIALQEEMSLTRYRALIGRTFPVLVEGPARRGEGRLAGKTPQFKTAIFSGNSTVHIGDTVTMRVDSATGHSLLGTPIL
- a CDS encoding CarD family transcriptional regulator — its product is MNLPFKKGEKVVYPAHGVAVIEDIQMRVISGTERRFYMLRILGTEKMTIMIPTENVESVGLRRVIGKDMVEKIYRILRQRKVEVDTQTWNRRYREYTEKIKTGSPLEIAKVLRDLLVLKGDKELSFGERKMLDTARSLLVKELSIAKANTEEKIMEELKTIFAN
- a CDS encoding aromatic-ring-hydroxylating dioxygenase subunit beta, with product MPTLSRSQAEDILYQEASLLDDRRYSEWTSMLTEDAIYWIPCNGDGGDPKQTISLVYDDVPKLRDRIARLASGIAHAQSPPSITKRLISNVQIEDSAESIAAVCSAFIMYELRRGRERVFAGRYEHRMRFEDGRWKIAAKKAVLANNDEVIDNLTFIV
- a CDS encoding 4a-hydroxytetrahydrobiopterin dehydratase; amino-acid sequence: MAAKLSAEQIADKLKALPGWEYKDNAITKIFRFEEFLSGIEFVQKVAEIAEGADHHPDIAINYKRVTFSCTTHDSGGVTDKDFKLAENIEIAYTDRQG